In Candidatus Coatesbacteria bacterium, one DNA window encodes the following:
- a CDS encoding DUF366 family protein yields the protein MTSPIQTAYRVDGPPYDGGQLTTHWPRRFAGLESDALAAWRGPARVPTTALVDLVDRDAGAVIVAAEMLHLVGVFFGRGLPEMVLRQRLYVARTADELRRRGTAVDCVGDDLYLHGAPPRKLSVSIATRSPVAGLLHLGINIDPAGAPVPAVGLNELGLEVDDFARSLLELLAAEERAVELAAAKVRAVE from the coding sequence ATGACCTCCCCCATCCAAACAGCCTATCGCGTCGACGGACCGCCCTACGACGGCGGGCAATTGACCACCCACTGGCCCCGGCGCTTCGCCGGTCTGGAAAGCGACGCCCTGGCGGCCTGGCGCGGCCCGGCCCGGGTCCCGACAACCGCCCTCGTCGATCTCGTCGACCGCGACGCCGGCGCGGTGATCGTCGCCGCCGAGATGCTGCACCTCGTCGGGGTCTTCTTCGGCCGCGGGCTGCCGGAGATGGTCCTACGCCAGCGCCTCTACGTCGCCCGAACGGCCGACGAGCTGCGCCGGCGCGGAACGGCCGTCGACTGCGTCGGCGACGACCTCTACCTTCACGGAGCCCCCCCGCGCAAACTGTCGGTATCCATCGCCACCCGCAGCCCCGTGGCGGGCCTGCTGCACCTGGGAATCAACATCGATCCCGCCGGAGCACCGGTGCCCGCCGTCGGCCTCAATGAACTGGGCCTGGAGGTCGATGACTTCGCTCGGAGCCTGCTGGAGCTGCTGGCCGCCGAGGAACGGGCCGTCGAACTCGCCGCGGCCAAGGTCCG